In the Mastomys coucha isolate ucsf_1 unplaced genomic scaffold, UCSF_Mcou_1 pScaffold18, whole genome shotgun sequence genome, one interval contains:
- the Hmgcl gene encoding hydroxymethylglutaryl-CoA lyase, mitochondrial isoform X1 produces the protein MATVRKAFPRRLVGLASLRAASTSSMLLPKQVKIVEVGPRDGLQNEKSIVPTPVKIKLIDMLSEAGLPVIEATSFVSPKWVPQMADHSDVLKGIQKFPGVNYPVLTPNMKGFEEAVAAGAKEVSIFGAVSELFTRKNTNCSIEESFQRFDGVMKAAQAAGIRVRGYVSCALGCPYEGKVSPAKVAEVAKKLYSMGCYEISLGDTIGVGTPGLMKDMLTAVMHEVPVAALAVHCHDTYGQALANTLVALQMGVSVVDSSVAGLGGCPYAKGASGNLATEDLVYMLTGLGIHTGVNLQKLLEAGDFICQALNRKTSSKVAQATCKL, from the exons ATGGCCACAGTGAGGAAGGCTTTCCCGCGGAGGTTGGTGGGCTTGGCGTCCCTCCGGGCT GCGAGCACCTCCTCCATGCTTTTGCCAAAGCAGGTGAAGATCGTGGAAGTTGGTCCCCGAGACGGTCTGCAGAATGAAAAG AGTATTGTACCCACCCCAGTGAAAATCAAGCTGATAGACATGCTTTCCGAAGCAGGGCTCCCCGTTATTGAGGCCACCAGCTTTGTCTCTCCCAAGTGGGTGCCGCAG ATGGCTGACCACTCTGATGTCTTGAAGGGCATTCAGAAGTTTCCTGGCGTCAACTACCCAGTCCTGACTCCAAACATGAAAGGCTTCGAGGAAGCG GTAGCTGCAGGCGCCAAGGAAGTGAGCATCTTCGGGGCTGTGTCGGAGCTCTTCACCAGGAAGAACACGAACTGCTCTATAGAGGAGAGTTTCCAGCGCTTTGATGGAGTCATGAAGGCCGCACAGGCCGCCGGCATCCGTGTGAGAGG GTATGTGTCCTGTGCCCTCGGATGCCCCTACGAGGGGAAGGTCTCCCCGGCTAAAGTTGCTGAG GTGGCCAAGAAGTTGTATTCAATGGGCTGCTATGAGATCTCCCTTGGGGATACCATTGGTGTAGGCACCCCAGGACTCATGAAAGACATGCTGACTGCTGTCATGCATGAAGTGCCTGTGGCCGCATTGGCTGTCCACTGCCATGATACCTATGGTCAAGCTCTGGCCAACACCTTGGTGGCCCTGCAG ATGGGCGTGAGCGTTGTGGACTCCTCTGTGGCAGGACTTGGAGGCTGTCCCTACGCAAAAGGGGCATCAGGAAACTTGGCTACCGAGGACCTGGTCTACATGCTGACTGGCTTAGGGATTCACACG GGTGTGAATCTCCAGAAGCTCCTGGAAGCCGGGGACTTCATCTGTCAAGCCCTCAACAGAAAAACCAGTTCCAAAGTGGCACAGGCCACCTGCAAACTCTGA
- the Hmgcl gene encoding hydroxymethylglutaryl-CoA lyase, mitochondrial isoform X2 yields the protein MLLPKQVKIVEVGPRDGLQNEKSIVPTPVKIKLIDMLSEAGLPVIEATSFVSPKWVPQMADHSDVLKGIQKFPGVNYPVLTPNMKGFEEAVAAGAKEVSIFGAVSELFTRKNTNCSIEESFQRFDGVMKAAQAAGIRVRGYVSCALGCPYEGKVSPAKVAEVAKKLYSMGCYEISLGDTIGVGTPGLMKDMLTAVMHEVPVAALAVHCHDTYGQALANTLVALQMGVSVVDSSVAGLGGCPYAKGASGNLATEDLVYMLTGLGIHTGVNLQKLLEAGDFICQALNRKTSSKVAQATCKL from the exons ATGCTTTTGCCAAAGCAGGTGAAGATCGTGGAAGTTGGTCCCCGAGACGGTCTGCAGAATGAAAAG AGTATTGTACCCACCCCAGTGAAAATCAAGCTGATAGACATGCTTTCCGAAGCAGGGCTCCCCGTTATTGAGGCCACCAGCTTTGTCTCTCCCAAGTGGGTGCCGCAG ATGGCTGACCACTCTGATGTCTTGAAGGGCATTCAGAAGTTTCCTGGCGTCAACTACCCAGTCCTGACTCCAAACATGAAAGGCTTCGAGGAAGCG GTAGCTGCAGGCGCCAAGGAAGTGAGCATCTTCGGGGCTGTGTCGGAGCTCTTCACCAGGAAGAACACGAACTGCTCTATAGAGGAGAGTTTCCAGCGCTTTGATGGAGTCATGAAGGCCGCACAGGCCGCCGGCATCCGTGTGAGAGG GTATGTGTCCTGTGCCCTCGGATGCCCCTACGAGGGGAAGGTCTCCCCGGCTAAAGTTGCTGAG GTGGCCAAGAAGTTGTATTCAATGGGCTGCTATGAGATCTCCCTTGGGGATACCATTGGTGTAGGCACCCCAGGACTCATGAAAGACATGCTGACTGCTGTCATGCATGAAGTGCCTGTGGCCGCATTGGCTGTCCACTGCCATGATACCTATGGTCAAGCTCTGGCCAACACCTTGGTGGCCCTGCAG ATGGGCGTGAGCGTTGTGGACTCCTCTGTGGCAGGACTTGGAGGCTGTCCCTACGCAAAAGGGGCATCAGGAAACTTGGCTACCGAGGACCTGGTCTACATGCTGACTGGCTTAGGGATTCACACG GGTGTGAATCTCCAGAAGCTCCTGGAAGCCGGGGACTTCATCTGTCAAGCCCTCAACAGAAAAACCAGTTCCAAAGTGGCACAGGCCACCTGCAAACTCTGA
- the Gale gene encoding UDP-glucose 4-epimerase: MEEKVLVTGGAGYIGSHTVLELLEAGYSPVVIDNFHNAIRGADSMPESLRRVQELTGRSVEFEEMDILDQAALQRLFKKHSFKAVIHFAGLKAVGESVQKPLDYYRVNLTGTIQLLEIMRTHGVKDLVFSSSATVYGNPQYLPLDEAHPTGGCTNPYGKSKFFIEEMIRDLCRTDTAWNAVLLRYFNPIGAHASGRIGEDPQGIPNNLMPYVSQVAIGRREALNVFGDDYATEDGTGVRDYIHVVDLAKGHIAALKKLKEQCGCRTYNLGTGTGYSVLQMVQAMEKASGKKIPYKVVARREGDVAACYANPSLAHEELGWTAALGLDRMCEDLWRWQKQNPSGFGAQA, encoded by the exons ATGGAGGAGAAGGTGCTGGTCACAGGTGGGGCTGGCTACATCGGCAGCCACACAGTACTGGAGCTGCTAGAGGCAGGCTACTCGCCTGTGGTCATTGACAACTTCCATAATGCCATTCGTG GAGCAGACTCCATGCCCGAGAGCCTGCGCCGGGTCCAGGAGCTGACAGGCCGTTCTGTGGAGTTTGAGGAGATGGACATCTTGGACCAGGCAGCCCTCCAGCGCCTCTTTAAGAAG CACAGCTTTAAGGCTGTCATCCACTTTGCCGGCCTCAAGGCTGTGGGCGAGTCGGTGCAGAAACCTCTGGATTACTATAGAGTTAACTTAACAGGGACCATCCAGCTCCTGGAG ATCATGAGGACCCACGGGGTGAAGGACCTGGTGTTCAGCAGCTCTGCCACCGTGTACGGGAACCCCCAGTACCTGCCTCTGGATGAGGCCCACCCCACGGGGGGCTGTACCAACCCCTATGGCAAGTCCAAGTTCTTCATTGAGGAGATGATCCGGGACCTGTGCCGGACAGACACG GCCTGGAATGCCGTGCTCCTTCGGTACTTCAATCCCATAGGCGCCCACGCCTCTGGCCGCATCGGCGAAGATCCTCAGGGTATCCCCAACAACCTCATGCCCTATGTCTCTCAG GTGGCAATCGGGCGACGAGAGGCCCTGAATGTCTTTGGTGATGACTATGCTACAGAGGATGGGACAG GTGTGCGGGATTACATTCACGTGGTGGACCTGGCGAAAGGCCACATAGCAgccttgaagaaactgaaggagcaATGTGGTTGCCGG ACCTACAACCTGGGCACGGGCACGGGCTACTCCGTTCTGCAGATGGTCcaagccatggagaaggcctcaGGGAAGAAG ATCCCGTACAAGGTGGTAGCTCGGCGGGAAGGTGATGTGGCAGCCTGTTATGCCAACCCCAGCCTGGCCCATGAGGAGCTGGGTTGGACAGCAGCCCTGGGGCTGGACAGAATGT GTGAAGATCTGTGGCGCTGGCAGAAGCAGAACCCTTCAGGCTTTGGGGCGCAGGCCTGA
- the Lypla2 gene encoding acyl-protein thioesterase 2 — protein sequence MCGNTMSTPLLTDAATVSGAERETAAVIFLHGLGDTGHSWADALSTIRLPHVKYICPHAPRIPVTLNMKMVMPSWFDLMGLSPDAPEDEAGIKKAAENIKALIEHEMKNGIPANRIVLGGFSQGGALSLYTALTCPHPLAGIVALSCWLPLHRNFPQAANGSAKDLAILQCHGELDPMVPVRFGALTAEKLRTVVTPARVQFKTYPGVMHSSCPQEMAAVKEFLEKLLPPV from the exons ATGTGTGGTAACACCATGTCTACGCCCCTGCTCACCGACGCAGCCACCGTGTCTGGAGCTGAGCGGGAAACGGCCGCG gttatTTTTTTACATGGACTTGGAGACACAGG GCACAGCTGGGCTGACGCCCTCTCCACCATCCGGCTTCCTCATGTCAAGTACATCTGTCCCCATGC GCCCAGGATCCCTGTGACACTCAACATGAAGATGGTGATGCCCTCCTG GTTTGACCTGATGGGGCTCAGTCCAGATGCCCCAGAGGATGAAGCTGGCATCAAGAAGGCCGCAGAGAACA TCAAGGCTTTGATTGAACATGAGATGAAGAATGGGATTCCTGCCAACCGAATTGTCCTGGGTGGCTTTTCGCAG GGTGGGGCCCTGTCCCTCTATACAGCACTTACCTGCCCCCACCCTCTGGCTGGCATCGTGGCATTGAGCTGTTGGCTGCCCCTGCATCGGAACTTCCCCCAA GCAGCCAATGGCAGTGCCAAGGACCTGGCCATCCTTCAATGCCACGGGGAGCTGGATCCCATGGTACCTGTTCGGTTTGGGGCCCTGACAGCTGAGAAGCTCCGGACTGTTGTCACACCTGCCAGGGTCCAGTTTAAGACTTACCCAGGAGTCATGCACAGCTCCTGTCCTCAG gagATGGCAGCTGTAAAGGAATTTCTGGAAAAACTTCTGCCTCCGGTCTAA